The sequence TTCAGAATTTTTTTGCTATCTCTCAAAATGTTCAAGAATACATTTTATCCTTGCAAGGCTCCATGTCTGGGGGATTGCTCTTCGCATTTCTATTTGGTGGTTTTACGGCCTATAATCAATGGAAATCAAAAAAAGATATACCTGAGAAAAAGACCATCTCTAACAATATAGAAGACCGTATCGGAGATGTGCTTATCATTGCTATGATAGGAGGCGTGGTAGGGTCGAAATTGCTCGATGCTATTGACAACCCCTCTTCTATGTCTGATTTTATGGCGAATCCCATAGCTTCTCTAACATCTGGCCTTAGTATTCTAGGCGGATTATTTACAGTGTCTATACTATTAATTCTTTATGCTTTAAAAAACAAAATAAAGGTTTTACCATTTATAGATAGTCTTTCGCCTCCCTTCTTTCTTTCTTATGCCATCGGCCGATTAGGCTGCCAGTTTTCAGGTGACGGTTGCTGGGGAATCCCTACCACAGGTCTGACCAAACCAGCTTTTCTTCCAGATTTTTTATGGGGAAACACTTATGATCATAATGTGAATAGAGATGGGATTCTTATTCCTGGTTGTGATGAAACTTTTTGTATGAAACTCGCGGAACCACATCTGCCTACGCCACTCTATGAAACCATCTTTGTTAGTTTATTATTTCTTATTTTATGGAGTTTAAGAAAGCGATTAACATTTAACCCTGGGGCTATTACCGGTCTCTTTCTGGTATTTAATGGAATAGAAAGATTTCTTATCGAGTTTGTTAGAATCAACAATAAATACAACTACTTTGGTTTTGAACTCTCCCAAGCTCAGTATATGTCCATCATTATGATACTTATCGGCGCAGGGCTTACTATCTGGGCTATGAGGAAGAAACCTTTATCGCTGATTTAAAATAAAAAAGTATAATTTAACCATTCAATTCTATTAATCATTTATATAAACTCATAATTTATTAATGAATAAATTATCTCCAAAGTCTTATATATTACCATTAATTGTAATAACTTTTTCAGTTTTACTCTACAGCTTTATCTCACAAAAAATCTGCAACCTTTCTATAATTACAGTTGATTCTAGCTTCAAATATGGGTATTGTCTTTTAATATTTACAATACTCTATATTTTTGCAGTATACCTTAGAGTCCGCTACATTCCATCTATAAAACTAGGATATTTTCTAATTGTTATAAGCATTATTTATATCTATTATAGGTTTTGTATCAATGACAATATTTATCTTAAACTCCCCAATACTCCTTTTTATTTTGAAGATGTAATATTATTCATTAGTATTCTATACTTTATTCTTTACATCTGTAGAAGTAAATACACCTCATCTAATTGGAAAAAATACAATATTGATAAAAATGATTTTGATGACAGTGAGTTAGATTTTCTAAAAATTAAAAAGCTAATTGAAAAGGATTTTATCGACTATAAAGGTGAAAATTCATTTACCATTTGTTTAAATGGACCTTATGGTATAGGAAAAACAACCTTGCTAAAATCTATTTATAAAGTTGTTAAGGAGAACAATGAGGTAATCACATGCTGGTTTGCTCCTTGGCTATATAAAGATAAAGATTTATTAACAAATGGATTTTTAAATTTGATTGAAGATAAGTTAAGTGAATACTCAGGAAATATTACCAACCAAATAGATCAGTTAACAGCTTCGATTTTAAAATTGGGGGATAATTCATTACTAGATTTAATCGCAGATAAAATTAATACTAACTCTAATGCATATGAATTACAGGAAGAAATTGTTGAAAGTATTAAAGCGATAGATAAAACTACATTTGTGTTTATCGACGATATGGATAGACTTGAAAAGGAAGAAGTTTTAATGGTTTTAAAAATTCTTAGAACAATTTCGCATTTCCCCAATTTTGTATTCATTATTGGAATGGACTATAAAAAGGTAAAGGATAAGATTGATGAAGATAGTGTCTATTTAGATAAATTTATAAACCTAATTTACCGACTGCCAAATAGAGATAGCAATGATTTAGCTAAATATTTTTTGAATACATATAGAAATGGAATTAACTGAAAATC is a genomic window of Chitinophagales bacterium containing:
- a CDS encoding prolipoprotein diacylglyceryl transferase, with product MILLRAYATIWDFVNHHFGTNITSMPPNTYGFMMAMAFIVGIYLARNELARKTKLGIFPKAGKEIIVGQGINFTDVILHGLLGFFVGLKLVGALQNFFAISQNVQEYILSLQGSMSGGLLFAFLFGGFTAYNQWKSKKDIPEKKTISNNIEDRIGDVLIIAMIGGVVGSKLLDAIDNPSSMSDFMANPIASLTSGLSILGGLFTVSILLILYALKNKIKVLPFIDSLSPPFFLSYAIGRLGCQFSGDGCWGIPTTGLTKPAFLPDFLWGNTYDHNVNRDGILIPGCDETFCMKLAEPHLPTPLYETIFVSLLFLILWSLRKRLTFNPGAITGLFLVFNGIERFLIEFVRINNKYNYFGFELSQAQYMSIIMILIGAGLTIWAMRKKPLSLI
- a CDS encoding AAA family ATPase — encoded protein: MNKLSPKSYILPLIVITFSVLLYSFISQKICNLSIITVDSSFKYGYCLLIFTILYIFAVYLRVRYIPSIKLGYFLIVISIIYIYYRFCINDNIYLKLPNTPFYFEDVILFISILYFILYICRSKYTSSNWKKYNIDKNDFDDSELDFLKIKKLIEKDFIDYKGENSFTICLNGPYGIGKTTLLKSIYKVVKENNEVITCWFAPWLYKDKDLLTNGFLNLIEDKLSEYSGNITNQIDQLTASILKLGDNSLLDLIADKINTNSNAYELQEEIVESIKAIDKTTFVFIDDMDRLEKEEVLMVLKILRTISHFPNFVFIIGMDYKKVKDKIDEDSVYLDKFINLIYRLPNRDSNDLAKYFLNTYRNGIN